The Candidatus Liberimonas magnetica genome contains a region encoding:
- a CDS encoding sigma-70 family RNA polymerase sigma factor, with protein sequence MTKHLDYFAYAGEIRSKPLLTELEIKQLLLKEERNKALEIIISRTLRLVCKHVQRYSSFSKRLGLEQFDLFQAGATGLILALAKYSCNKGYFYNYVTKYIKAYIINEVFSNFGYSRNICLKKMKLGQNINPTDSLESIVSDNSEDNSPILLQDVIPCPNDKKVYLTMEINNLLSTLRKDHKTPSNLSREVLELRYSVGSRRYLNRPMSFVEVGRILKLSKETVRKVELKAIKHLRAI encoded by the coding sequence ATGACTAAACATTTGGACTATTTCGCATATGCAGGAGAAATTAGGAGTAAACCGCTTTTGACAGAATTAGAAATAAAGCAGCTTTTACTAAAAGAAGAAAGAAACAAAGCTTTAGAGATCATAATATCAAGGACTTTAAGACTCGTTTGTAAACATGTTCAGCGCTACAGCAGCTTTTCCAAAAGGCTAGGTTTAGAACAATTCGACCTTTTTCAAGCTGGTGCAACCGGTTTAATTTTGGCGCTAGCAAAGTATTCCTGCAATAAAGGATACTTCTACAATTACGTAACTAAATACATTAAGGCATACATCATAAATGAGGTATTTTCAAATTTTGGATACTCAAGAAACATTTGTCTGAAGAAAATGAAGCTTGGCCAGAATATTAATCCTACAGATTCATTGGAGTCGATTGTTTCGGACAATTCTGAAGATAACTCCCCCATCCTTTTGCAAGATGTAATTCCATGCCCTAATGATAAGAAGGTTTATCTTACTATGGAAATCAACAACCTTCTTTCTACACTAAGAAAAGATCATAAAACACCTTCTAACTTGTCACGGGAAGTACTTGAACTAAGATATTCGGTAGGTTCCAGGCGGTATTTAAATAGACCGATGAGTTTTGTAGAAGTTGGCCGTATTTTAAAACTCTCAAAGGAAACTGTAAGAAAGGTTGAGTTGAAGGCAATAAAACATTTACGAGCTATTTAA
- a CDS encoding DUF4062 domain-containing protein: MKKYKIFVSGVQKELKSERRAVKDFIQKDVLLSEYFDVFIFEHSPANSKSAEKAYIDEVRKCDIYIGIIGVQYGSARKKTISPTEAEFWEAKAKHKDILIYIKGQNIEDKNREAGVQKLIKEIRDPKAGYSYRRFNEINELTDLIYESLIVCLREKGEIGRAGFDQRICDGASFADINDDKVRWFLKIAKTKRNFPLALDSSTQDVFTHLKLTKDDNLTNAAILLFGKDPRKYFDQAKIKCIQISSTEVEKPFTSYHIYEDNLFEQIDKAVSFVLGALKYPVIQQEHTAQVTRPLEIPLFAIQEAIVNAVAHRDYNTTSSVQVMVFLDRVEVWNSGTLPSHLKIEDLKKPHASHPPSPSLATVMYLADYIQQAGTGTIEMIKQCRKQGLPDPDFVSIRNLEFKTILARDIFTEDTLAKIGLNERQLQAVKYVKKNGKITNREYRKLFNLSDEGALKDLREIVNWKIFISKGKGRSVKYILANR, from the coding sequence ATGAAAAAATACAAGATATTTGTGAGCGGTGTTCAAAAAGAACTAAAATCAGAACGTCGAGCAGTAAAGGATTTCATTCAAAAAGATGTTCTGCTTTCTGAATATTTTGATGTATTTATTTTTGAACATTCTCCAGCAAATAGTAAATCAGCAGAAAAAGCATATATTGATGAAGTGAGAAAATGTGATATTTATATTGGGATTATAGGTGTCCAATATGGAAGTGCTAGAAAAAAAACGATATCTCCCACAGAAGCTGAGTTTTGGGAAGCTAAAGCAAAACATAAAGATATTCTTATTTATATAAAGGGTCAAAATATTGAAGATAAAAACCGTGAGGCCGGAGTACAGAAACTGATTAAGGAAATCCGCGACCCTAAGGCCGGCTACAGTTATAGAAGGTTTAATGAAATAAACGAGTTAACTGATCTTATATACGAAAGTTTAATAGTCTGTTTAAGAGAAAAAGGGGAAATCGGAAGAGCAGGTTTTGATCAGAGAATATGTGATGGAGCATCTTTTGCTGATATCAATGATGATAAAGTTAGATGGTTTTTAAAAATTGCTAAAACCAAACGAAACTTTCCGCTTGCTCTTGATTCTTCAACTCAAGATGTTTTTACTCACTTAAAACTTACAAAAGATGACAACCTAACTAATGCTGCTATATTACTTTTTGGTAAAGACCCGAGAAAATATTTTGATCAAGCTAAGATTAAGTGCATTCAAATATCAAGTACTGAAGTTGAAAAACCGTTTACTTCATATCACATTTATGAAGATAACCTTTTTGAACAAATAGACAAAGCTGTAAGTTTTGTTTTAGGAGCCCTTAAATACCCGGTAATTCAGCAGGAACACACTGCTCAAGTTACCCGCCCCCTTGAGATTCCGTTGTTTGCTATACAAGAAGCAATCGTAAATGCTGTTGCTCATCGTGATTACAATACGACATCTTCGGTCCAGGTAATGGTATTTCTTGATCGAGTAGAAGTATGGAATTCAGGTACCTTGCCTTCTCATTTAAAAATCGAAGATCTAAAAAAACCGCATGCTTCTCATCCACCTAGCCCTTCATTAGCAACTGTTATGTATTTAGCTGACTATATACAGCAAGCCGGCACTGGTACAATTGAGATGATTAAACAATGTAGAAAACAAGGCTTGCCGGATCCAGATTTTGTTTCTATCCGAAATCTTGAGTTTAAGACAATCCTTGCGCGAGACATCTTTACAGAAGATACTTTGGCAAAAATAGGGTTAAATGAAAGACAATTACAAGCGGTGAAATATGTTAAGAAAAATGGAAAAATAACTAATAGAGAGTATAGAAAATTATTTAATCTTTCAGATGAAGGTGCTCTAAAAGATTTAAGAGAAATAGTAAACTGGAAAATTTTCATTTCAAAAGGTAAAGGTCGCAGTGTAAAATATATCTTGGCAAATAGATAA
- a CDS encoding metallophosphoesterase: MKLMVTTDLHGNTWKYKKLYQEACKVRPDVLINAGDMFPNDGNNLYRQKEYIENQINEHFYAFNKSGMYYLCFPGNDDLMTFDGLFQEVCDRYPYVKNIAQRKVQINGYDFIGMSWVVDYPFLIKDRCRKDTEDREIGFQKGTALHSTVTGLKEIPNWKEYVSTLPTIEEELEKLERPANMKKAIYVTHMPPCNLELDVCINGERVGSEALYFFIRDNQPLLTLHGHIHESPAMTGCWKAQLDSTICIQAGQTDDLVYVVVNLETMECERVLV, from the coding sequence ATGAAACTAATGGTTACTACTGATTTGCACGGAAACACATGGAAATATAAAAAGCTATATCAGGAAGCCTGCAAAGTGCGCCCCGACGTTTTAATCAACGCCGGGGACATGTTCCCTAATGACGGCAATAATCTCTACCGCCAAAAGGAATATATTGAAAATCAGATAAACGAGCATTTCTATGCATTTAATAAATCTGGGATGTACTACCTGTGTTTCCCGGGAAATGACGATCTTATGACATTTGACGGGCTTTTTCAGGAGGTATGCGACAGGTATCCGTATGTCAAGAACATTGCACAGCGCAAGGTGCAAATAAACGGTTATGATTTTATCGGTATGTCATGGGTAGTTGACTATCCGTTCCTCATCAAAGACAGGTGCCGGAAAGACACGGAAGATCGTGAAATAGGATTCCAGAAAGGCACGGCTCTGCATTCAACAGTAACCGGTTTAAAGGAAATCCCAAACTGGAAGGAATATGTATCAACTCTGCCAACAATAGAAGAAGAGCTTGAGAAACTCGAGCGACCGGCTAATATGAAAAAGGCAATCTATGTTACTCATATGCCGCCTTGTAATCTGGAGCTGGACGTTTGCATAAATGGAGAAAGGGTTGGTTCTGAAGCATTGTACTTTTTCATCAGAGACAATCAGCCTCTGTTAACCCTTCACGGCCATATACATGAATCTCCTGCCATGACAGGCTGCTGGAAGGCTCAATTAGATTCAACTATCTGCATCCAGGCAGGCCAAACAGATGATCTAGTCTATGTTGTAGTGAATTTAGAAACTATGGAATGCGAGCGGGTGTTGGTGTAA
- a CDS encoding site-specific integrase, with amino-acid sequence MRINKLSNKYRLDRKVNGKRRRTIVHTDLRTAKRILYEEQVNAYKYQYGIPMDITLKQLINEYLKNSKATKKSTTYKKDIQICNKLEKMINTDTKLSELQRNLHKIIDEQIQNILKVENKSPYTVNGFITVVKALFNKAYLWNYLPANPLKGIKKVKTEKNPRPRIFSDEEIKKILEISDYDLSILIKILIHTGLRVSELLFLEWSNVNFDSKKIIICENDIWSPKDYELREIKLQNKLEIDLKKHKNCSLSSFVIDKSCGDREKDRLYRNSDNGKYYKRYIKKLDKVLKKLGIYEKGIGFHTFRHTFASKCIMGGTSIVALAEIMGHSSTKTTMIYIHLSKEFLHDSTPDIDYDI; translated from the coding sequence ATGAGAATAAACAAACTAAGTAACAAATACCGTTTAGACCGTAAAGTTAACGGAAAACGGAGAAGAACAATTGTCCATACTGATCTGAGAACAGCAAAAAGAATTCTTTATGAGGAGCAGGTAAATGCATACAAATACCAATATGGGATTCCTATGGATATTACCTTAAAGCAATTAATTAATGAATACTTAAAAAACTCAAAGGCAACAAAAAAGAGTACTACTTACAAAAAGGATATTCAAATATGTAATAAACTGGAAAAGATGATTAACACAGATACAAAACTATCAGAACTACAAAGAAATCTGCACAAAATAATAGATGAACAAATACAAAATATTTTAAAAGTAGAAAACAAAAGCCCGTACACCGTGAACGGATTCATTACTGTTGTCAAAGCTCTTTTTAATAAGGCTTATTTGTGGAATTACTTACCGGCAAATCCACTTAAAGGTATAAAGAAAGTTAAAACAGAAAAAAACCCAAGACCGAGAATATTCTCCGATGAAGAAATAAAGAAAATATTAGAAATAAGCGATTATGATTTATCAATTTTAATTAAAATACTAATCCACACAGGGTTAAGAGTTAGCGAGCTATTATTTTTAGAATGGAGCAACGTTAATTTTGATAGTAAAAAAATAATAATATGTGAAAATGACATATGGAGCCCAAAGGACTATGAATTAAGAGAGATAAAGCTGCAAAACAAACTAGAAATAGATTTAAAAAAACATAAAAATTGCAGCCTCTCCAGTTTTGTGATAGATAAAAGCTGCGGAGACAGGGAAAAAGATAGACTTTATAGGAACTCTGATAACGGAAAATATTATAAACGATATATAAAGAAATTAGATAAAGTATTAAAAAAATTAGGGATCTATGAAAAGGGTATTGGATTTCATACTTTTAGGCACACTTTTGCAAGCAAATGTATAATGGGAGGAACAAGCATAGTTGCTCTAGCAGAAATAATGGGGCATTCTTCAACAAAAACCACAATGATATATATACATCTAAGCAAAGAATTTTTACATGATTCCACACCAGATATTGATTATGATATATAA
- a CDS encoding helix-turn-helix domain-containing protein, with protein MPEIEKWVEKYRVNNDIFKLKNTVIGNMQYLKKRKETAIYLGISIPRLDRYIADNKIPYIRLPLGAIRFLYADIDEWISKLGKNKTK; from the coding sequence TTGCCTGAAATAGAAAAGTGGGTAGAAAAGTATAGGGTTAACAATGATATATTTAAATTGAAAAACACTGTTATCGGCAACATGCAGTATCTTAAAAAACGAAAAGAGACTGCAATATATTTGGGTATATCAATTCCTCGCCTTGATCGTTACATTGCTGACAATAAAATACCCTATATACGGCTTCCATTGGGCGCCATAAGATTCCTTTATGCTGATATTGATGAATGGATATCAAAACTTGGTAAAAATAAAACAAAATGA